A window of the Thermotoga sp. genome harbors these coding sequences:
- a CDS encoding DUF5320 family protein: MWWGRGFGWRRGWGYGGFGFGGPWWVYFEYPPAPPTPEEEREMLLDYKRFLEEELRYVEERLRELEGGR, from the coding sequence ATGTGGTGGGGCAGAGGATTTGGTTGGAGAAGAGGATGGGGATACGGAGGATTTGGTTTTGGAGGTCCATGGTGGGTTTATTTTGAGTATCCTCCTGCGCCGCCTACTCCCGAGGAAGAAAGGGAGATGCTTTTAGACTACAAGAGATTTCTGGAGGAGGAACTCAGGTACGTTGAGGAAAGATTAAGGGAACTCGAAGGTGGGAGGTGA
- a CDS encoding DUF5320 domain-containing protein produces MPRLDGTGPMGLGPMTGRGLGWCRYIGPWSWARPWGWWRGFGWGWRRGWPFGMGLAWRHRRGWGWRGWW; encoded by the coding sequence ATGCCAAGATTGGACGGCACTGGGCCCATGGGACTTGGTCCAATGACGGGTCGCGGTCTTGGATGGTGCAGATACATCGGCCCATGGAGCTGGGCAAGACCTTGGGGTTGGTGGAGAGGTTTTGGATGGGGCTGGAGAAGAGGCTGGCCCTTTGGGATGGGTCTTGCTTGGAGACACAGAAGAGGTTGGGGTTGGAGAGGCTGGTGGTAA